In one Paenibacillus sp. JQZ6Y-1 genomic region, the following are encoded:
- the alsS gene encoding acetolactate synthase AlsS → MPDEHQTNAASANPKITRRNTGADMVVDALIAQDVQYVFGIPGAKIDPVFDVLQERGPQLIVCRHEQNAAFMAAAIGRLTGKPGVCLVTSGPGASNLVTGLVTANSESDPVVALAGAVPRTASLKRTHQSMDNAGLFAPVTKYSVEVGHPDNVVEAITNAFREASSSQPGAAFVSLPTDVLLSEAQEFTLAPLRMPQLGTAPAAFIDEVAQNIRDAKLPVLLLGMKASAPEVTAAVRELIRHADLPVVETFQAAGAISRDLVDHFYGRVGLFSNQPGDLLLQQADLVLTIGYDPIEYDPYLWNKAGNRRVYHLDNRKADIDMDYQPELELIGNIALNVQALTPKLDGLKLQAEAKAILSPLQNKLNQDDISYTSSDNNRVHPLFFIQTLRKMIGDDVTVTCDVGSHYIWMARYFRSYEPRRLLFSNGMQTLGVALPWAISAGLVNPHEKVVSISGDGGFLFSSMELETAVRLQTPMVHIVWNDGTYDMVAFQQEMKYGRTSGVHFGDVDIVKYAESFGAKGMRVYSPGELESVLREALQEQGPVVIDVPIDYKDNIKLGQKLLPGTTN, encoded by the coding sequence ATGCCGGACGAGCATCAGACAAATGCTGCTTCCGCCAATCCGAAGATCACCCGTCGCAATACAGGAGCGGATATGGTTGTGGATGCGCTGATTGCGCAGGATGTACAGTATGTTTTTGGGATTCCCGGCGCGAAGATTGATCCGGTATTTGATGTACTGCAAGAACGTGGCCCGCAATTGATCGTATGCCGTCATGAGCAAAATGCTGCTTTTATGGCTGCTGCAATTGGACGCTTAACTGGTAAACCAGGTGTATGTCTCGTTACTTCGGGACCGGGTGCATCCAATCTGGTGACAGGATTGGTCACTGCCAATTCGGAAAGTGATCCAGTCGTTGCTCTTGCCGGTGCCGTTCCACGTACGGCTAGTCTGAAACGCACACACCAATCGATGGATAACGCTGGGCTGTTTGCGCCAGTAACTAAATATAGTGTTGAAGTCGGTCATCCTGACAATGTAGTCGAAGCGATCACCAATGCGTTCCGTGAAGCTTCCTCTTCCCAGCCGGGCGCAGCATTTGTCAGCCTGCCAACTGACGTACTGCTGAGCGAAGCACAAGAGTTTACACTTGCACCGCTGCGTATGCCTCAGCTCGGTACCGCACCAGCAGCATTTATTGATGAAGTCGCACAGAACATCCGCGATGCCAAATTACCTGTACTGCTGCTCGGTATGAAGGCAAGTGCGCCAGAAGTGACAGCTGCGGTACGTGAACTGATTCGCCATGCGGATCTGCCAGTTGTGGAAACATTCCAAGCTGCGGGCGCTATCTCTCGTGATCTGGTTGATCATTTCTACGGACGAGTTGGTCTGTTCAGTAATCAGCCGGGCGATTTGCTGCTACAGCAAGCCGATCTGGTATTGACGATTGGATATGACCCGATTGAATATGATCCATATCTGTGGAACAAAGCTGGCAATCGCCGTGTGTATCATCTGGACAACCGCAAAGCGGATATCGATATGGATTACCAACCAGAGCTGGAGCTGATCGGTAATATTGCGCTCAATGTACAAGCATTGACGCCAAAACTGGACGGCTTGAAGCTACAAGCGGAAGCGAAGGCGATTCTGTCTCCGCTGCAAAACAAACTGAATCAGGATGATATCTCTTACACTTCATCCGATAACAACCGCGTTCACCCGCTGTTCTTCATTCAAACGCTGCGCAAAATGATCGGCGACGATGTAACCGTAACGTGTGATGTCGGCTCTCACTATATCTGGATGGCGCGTTACTTCCGTTCGTATGAACCACGTCGCCTGCTGTTCAGTAATGGGATGCAAACGCTTGGTGTCGCATTGCCGTGGGCTATTTCCGCTGGGTTGGTTAATCCGCATGAGAAAGTCGTTTCCATTTCTGGTGATGGTGGCTTCCTGTTCTCCTCGATGGAGCTGGAAACAGCAGTTCGTCTGCAAACACCAATGGTGCATATTGTTTGGAATGACGGCACATACGATATGGTTGCCTTCCAACAAGAGATGAAATACGGACGTACCTCTGGTGTTCATTTTGGCGATGTAGATATTGTAAAATACGCGGAAAGCTTTGGCGCCAAAGGGATGCGCGTCTACTCCCCAGGCGAACTGGAGAGCGTACTACGTGAAGCATTGCAGGAGCAAGGCCCTGTCGTGATCGACGTACCGATCGACTACAAAGACAATATCAAACTCGGTCAAAAACTACTGCCAGGAACAACGAACTGA
- the queF gene encoding preQ(1) synthase yields MAGRQENEMQDLTLLGNQGTKYTFEYDPSILESFDNKHPYRDYFVKFNCPEFTSLCPITGQPDFATIYISYIPDEKMVESKSLKLYLFSFRNHGDFHEDCMNIILNDLVKLMDPRYIEVWGKFTPRGGISIDPYTNYGKPGTKYEQMAEHRMMNHDMYPETIDNR; encoded by the coding sequence ATGGCAGGCAGACAAGAAAATGAAATGCAAGACCTGACGTTGCTCGGCAATCAAGGAACGAAATATACATTTGAATATGATCCAAGCATTTTGGAGAGCTTTGATAACAAGCATCCATATCGCGATTATTTTGTAAAATTCAATTGCCCCGAGTTTACGAGCCTGTGCCCGATTACGGGACAGCCGGATTTTGCGACTATTTATATCAGCTATATTCCTGATGAGAAAATGGTAGAAAGCAAGTCGCTCAAGCTGTATCTGTTCAGCTTCCGCAATCATGGTGATTTCCACGAGGATTGCATGAACATTATCCTCAACGATCTGGTGAAGCTGATGGACCCACGTTATATCGAAGTATGGGGTAAATTCACCCCACGCGGCGGCATCTCGATTGATCCGTACACCAACTATGGCAAACCGGGCACGAAGTACGAGCAAATGGCAGAGCATCGTATGATGAACCACGACATGTACCCAGAAACCATCGACAACCGCTAA
- the queE gene encoding 7-carboxy-7-deazaguanine synthase QueE, with protein MVIGQKTMFVRTAGCDYRCSWCDSAFTWDGSAKDQIRKLSAQDVFDELKAIGGDRFSHVTISGGNPALLGSIGELVTLLRQHNIRTAVETQGSRWQDWLLHINDVTISPKPPSSGMTTDFDVLDDIVRRLRRNPVDQMMQQIMFADEDGDKLPAVEQAVSLKVVIFDEADLDYAQQVHERYPSLPFYMQTGNPDVLSADDDIASSLLHRYEWLIDQAMERPAFNDARILPQLHTLVWGNKRGV; from the coding sequence ATGGTCATCGGGCAAAAGACGATGTTCGTGCGTACTGCTGGTTGCGATTATCGTTGCAGCTGGTGCGATTCGGCATTTACATGGGATGGCAGTGCCAAAGACCAGATTCGCAAACTGAGTGCACAGGATGTGTTTGACGAATTGAAAGCCATCGGCGGCGACCGATTCAGTCATGTGACCATCTCTGGTGGCAATCCGGCATTACTGGGTTCGATTGGCGAGCTGGTTACGTTGCTGCGTCAGCACAATATCCGCACTGCTGTGGAAACACAAGGCTCGCGCTGGCAGGATTGGCTGCTGCATATTAACGATGTGACCATTTCGCCGAAACCACCAAGCTCCGGTATGACTACCGACTTTGACGTGCTGGATGATATTGTTCGTCGTCTGCGCCGCAATCCCGTTGATCAGATGATGCAGCAGATCATGTTTGCAGATGAGGATGGCGATAAGCTACCAGCTGTCGAGCAGGCAGTTAGCTTGAAGGTCGTTATTTTCGACGAAGCCGATCTGGATTATGCGCAGCAAGTGCATGAGCGCTATCCATCCCTTCCTTTTTATATGCAAACGGGCAATCCAGATGTACTGAGCGCGGATGATGATATTGCATCTTCGCTGCTGCATCGGTATGAATGGCTGATTGATCAGGCGATGGAGCGCCCAGCATTCAATGATGCGCGCATCCTGCCACAACTGCATACCCTCGTCTGGGGTAACAAGCGCGGCGTGTAA
- the queD gene encoding 6-carboxytetrahydropterin synthase QueD: MSQPGPFRIVEQLQQFGTDITHDQLRYHRRRVLVNKEFTFDAAHHLHAYEGKCMNLHGHTYKAIFGISGMPSENGIVVDFGDIKTIWKERIEPYLDHRYLNETLPPMNTTAENMVVWLFEQMEQALQSEPYRSQVEGGRTEFVQLYETPTSYAEARREWMLS; this comes from the coding sequence ATGAGTCAACCCGGACCGTTTCGTATTGTTGAGCAGCTACAGCAGTTTGGCACAGATATTACGCACGACCAGCTCCGTTACCATCGCAGACGGGTGTTAGTGAATAAAGAATTTACGTTTGATGCAGCCCATCATTTGCATGCGTATGAAGGCAAATGTATGAATCTGCACGGACATACGTATAAAGCGATCTTCGGCATCAGCGGCATGCCGAGCGAGAATGGGATTGTTGTAGATTTTGGCGACATTAAGACCATTTGGAAAGAACGCATCGAGCCGTATTTGGATCACCGTTATTTGAATGAAACATTGCCACCGATGAACACAACCGCCGAAAACATGGTGGTCTGGCTGTTTGAGCAAATGGAACAGGCATTGCAAAGTGAACCTTACCGCAGTCAGGTCGAAGGCGGACGGACGGAGTTTGTACAGCTATATGAAACACCGACCAGCTATGCCGAAGCAAGACGGGAGTGGATGCTTTCATGA
- the queC gene encoding 7-cyano-7-deazaguanine synthase QueC: protein MLKNEKAVVVFSGGQDSTTCLFWAKQTFAEVEVVTFNYGQRHSAEIEVAKQIAAEQGVEHTILDMSLLNQLAPNALTRSDIEITHEEGELPSTFVDGRNLLFLSFASILAKQKGARHIITGVCETDFSGYPDCRDIFVKSLNVTLNLSMDHQFVIHTPLMWLDKAETWKMADELGAFQYIREKTLTCYNGVIGDGCGECPACKLRKAGLDNYLQERAAASSSKRIMIELDDSDTMPVEGGQS from the coding sequence ATGCTTAAAAATGAAAAAGCGGTTGTCGTATTTAGCGGTGGCCAAGATAGTACCACTTGCCTGTTCTGGGCAAAGCAAACCTTTGCTGAGGTAGAGGTTGTTACGTTTAACTATGGACAACGTCACAGTGCGGAGATTGAAGTCGCCAAACAAATCGCTGCCGAGCAAGGCGTCGAGCATACAATTCTAGACATGAGTCTGCTCAACCAATTGGCACCGAATGCGTTGACTCGCTCCGACATCGAGATTACACATGAAGAAGGCGAGCTGCCGAGTACGTTTGTAGATGGACGCAATCTGCTGTTTCTGAGTTTTGCTTCCATTCTTGCCAAACAAAAAGGCGCGCGTCATATTATCACTGGCGTCTGCGAAACGGACTTTAGCGGATACCCGGATTGCCGCGATATTTTCGTCAAATCGCTGAACGTGACACTCAATCTGTCGATGGATCATCAATTTGTAATCCATACGCCACTGATGTGGCTCGACAAAGCGGAAACATGGAAAATGGCGGATGAACTAGGTGCGTTCCAATATATCCGTGAAAAAACGCTGACCTGCTACAACGGTGTCATCGGGGATGGCTGCGGCGAATGCCCAGCGTGCAAATTGCGCAAAGCCGGTCTGGACAACTACTTGCAGGAACGTGCAGCCGCATCTTCTAGCAAACGCATTATGATCGAGCTGGACGATTCCGACACGATGCCAGTAGAGGGTGGACAGTCATGA
- a CDS encoding VOC family protein: MNSTMTKVSVEISKPLIHGLGHITISVSDMKRSVHFYQTIFQCEPVLSQPKTVYFDVAGMWWALNIQNDITREDIHSSYTHIALAVSAESLPELELNVKKAGAEIETGRKRDVEGEGQSIYFRDPDGHLLEFHTGTLQQRLDYYNA, from the coding sequence ATGAATTCTACTATGACAAAGGTGAGTGTAGAGATAAGTAAGCCCCTGATTCATGGATTAGGTCATATTACGATCTCTGTGTCTGATATGAAGCGTTCCGTCCATTTTTACCAAACGATCTTTCAGTGTGAACCTGTATTGTCACAACCGAAAACAGTTTACTTTGATGTTGCAGGAATGTGGTGGGCATTAAATATCCAAAACGATATTACACGCGAAGATATTCATTCCTCGTATACGCATATCGCTCTGGCAGTATCAGCCGAATCGCTACCAGAGTTGGAGCTTAACGTAAAGAAGGCTGGAGCAGAGATTGAGACTGGTCGTAAGCGAGATGTAGAAGGAGAAGGACAATCCATTTATTTTCGCGATCCTGACGGACATTTGTTAGAATTTCATACGGGTACATTGCAGCAGCGTCTGGATTATTACAATGCATAG
- a CDS encoding AIM24 family protein: MIVHLTDAEKLHMLHPSQIIAYDGPSAGRSDRLMDVKGMYRKRNLIRADFTGPCRFVTSLPPGFSLIPIQIDAGSDLLYDFRHLFYYTSNITMQTRLLKLKNILITRDVIKVKFGGEGEIGLLTRGAVIEMKLHHTQPIYVDARSLLAYPENATLKLSVYGNHLASQHMHYQWAITGQGSVLLQTGHDNGELAEHLEDNSLFKRILREVIPFGGIFIK; encoded by the coding sequence ATGATCGTTCATTTGACGGACGCCGAGAAGCTTCATATGCTGCATCCAAGTCAGATTATCGCTTATGATGGTCCTTCTGCCGGACGCAGCGACCGACTAATGGATGTCAAAGGCATGTATCGCAAGCGCAATCTGATTCGCGCCGACTTTACTGGACCGTGTCGTTTTGTGACCTCCTTGCCACCCGGCTTCAGTCTGATTCCAATTCAAATTGATGCCGGCAGCGATCTACTGTATGATTTTCGCCATTTGTTCTATTATACGTCCAACATCACCATGCAGACCCGACTACTCAAGCTGAAAAACATTCTGATCACCCGCGACGTGATCAAGGTCAAATTCGGCGGTGAAGGTGAGATTGGTCTGTTAACTCGTGGTGCCGTCATTGAAATGAAGCTCCATCACACGCAGCCAATTTATGTGGACGCCCGCAGCCTGCTTGCGTATCCAGAAAATGCCACGCTCAAGCTGAGTGTATACGGCAACCATCTTGCCAGCCAGCATATGCACTACCAGTGGGCAATCACTGGGCAAGGCTCCGTACTGCTCCAAACAGGACACGATAATGGCGAGCTAGCAGAGCATTTGGAGGATAACAGCCTGTTCAAGCGGATTTTACGCGAAGTCATTCCGTTTGGTGGTATTTTTATAAAATAA
- a CDS encoding EcsC family protein yields MEIQETRKQLEQELAQVNKWEKEQGGTSILDKIGRIPFALLDRLTPKFIRDKLGIAINEIGRFIQNGGSYLISPKGIMQKLATLSGQKDVVLKPKDVAQLPLEVMNKAALDLSRSRSNLAALEGAASGIGGIFTIAADIPAMIGISLKVLQEISLCYGYYPDDPQERLFILKCLQFASSDVVGKEAVLKELADFEKADTGKQVFSQIQGWREVVNSYRDNFGWRKLFQAVPIAGILFGSFVNKNSLDSVAEAGRMLYRKRRILERLNELDQSVTTKEA; encoded by the coding sequence ATGGAGATACAAGAAACCCGTAAACAACTGGAACAGGAATTGGCACAGGTAAACAAATGGGAAAAGGAACAAGGCGGTACATCGATCCTAGATAAAATCGGTCGCATTCCATTCGCGCTGCTAGATCGGCTGACACCGAAGTTCATCCGTGACAAGCTGGGTATCGCGATTAACGAGATTGGACGTTTTATTCAAAATGGTGGCTCCTATCTGATCTCTCCCAAAGGCATTATGCAAAAGCTGGCGACGCTCAGCGGGCAAAAGGATGTTGTGCTCAAGCCAAAGGATGTCGCTCAACTGCCACTTGAAGTGATGAATAAGGCAGCGCTTGATCTTTCTCGTAGCCGTTCCAATCTGGCAGCGCTAGAAGGAGCAGCATCTGGTATCGGCGGTATTTTCACCATTGCAGCGGATATTCCAGCGATGATTGGGATCTCGCTCAAAGTGCTACAGGAAATCTCGCTATGCTACGGCTACTATCCAGATGATCCGCAGGAGCGGTTGTTTATTCTGAAATGTCTGCAATTCGCTTCTTCCGATGTAGTCGGCAAAGAGGCGGTATTGAAGGAGCTTGCTGATTTTGAAAAGGCGGATACTGGCAAACAGGTCTTTTCGCAAATTCAGGGCTGGCGTGAAGTGGTCAATTCCTATCGTGATAATTTTGGCTGGCGCAAGCTGTTTCAGGCAGTGCCCATTGCTGGTATTCTGTTTGGCTCCTTTGTGAATAAAAACTCGCTGGATAGCGTAGCGGAAGCTGGACGAATGTTGTATCGTAAACGCCGTATTTTAGAGCGGTTGAACGAATTGGATCAGTCGGTAACTACGAAGGAAGCCTAA
- a CDS encoding metal-dependent hydrolase — MMGKSHFIISTGLTVSIMTMAGVPVTSAAVVAAAVSSLLPDIDEPNSLLVSKTLSEPILRVLQTIMLGAVVWILWKGLLGMPWDIGIAVAVVFVAFLPLRSLRKFVMFLIGVGIILYGHEIAPWNYMGGSLLIICTFLPHRGLTHTIYGTAAWTALLYGTTAHTGNSIWIAGGISYFLHLLADSLTNRGVKLLPPLKWRLRFNLMSTGTRKGSAVENVCILLTIIIAGLVFLPKLTGG; from the coding sequence ATGATGGGCAAATCCCATTTTATTATTAGTACAGGATTGACTGTATCGATCATGACTATGGCAGGAGTTCCTGTCACATCTGCTGCTGTAGTTGCTGCCGCTGTTAGTTCATTATTACCTGATATCGACGAGCCCAATTCACTTCTAGTGTCCAAGACGCTGTCTGAGCCGATTTTGCGTGTATTGCAGACGATTATGCTTGGAGCAGTGGTATGGATTTTGTGGAAAGGCTTGCTAGGGATGCCGTGGGATATTGGGATTGCGGTTGCGGTCGTATTTGTTGCCTTTTTGCCGCTGCGTTCACTGCGCAAGTTTGTGATGTTCCTGATCGGTGTCGGTATTATTTTGTATGGGCATGAGATTGCACCGTGGAACTATATGGGCGGCAGTCTGCTGATCATTTGTACCTTTTTGCCACATCGTGGATTGACTCATACGATTTATGGTACGGCGGCATGGACAGCGCTACTGTATGGCACAACGGCGCATACCGGCAATAGCATCTGGATTGCTGGCGGCATTTCGTATTTCCTGCATTTGTTAGCGGATTCGTTAACTAATCGTGGCGTCAAGCTACTGCCGCCGTTAAAATGGCGATTACGTTTTAATCTGATGAGTACGGGTACACGCAAAGGCTCGGCGGTAGAAAATGTTTGTATTTTGCTGACGATCATTATTGCGGGACTTGTTTTTCTGCCCAAGCTAACCGGTGGCTGA
- a CDS encoding ImmA/IrrE family metallo-endopeptidase, protein MDDIAARLVHQYQTNCPFEIAEALGIHIRYMDLGKSTKGLYYTKLKRRFIVINHGLSPQWQRFVCAHELGHDRLHKGLSRFFLEEHSYFWPGKMERQANSFAITLLTTGREQRNGETLEAFAMRTGIPHEMLYFFDP, encoded by the coding sequence ATGGATGATATCGCAGCCCGGCTGGTGCATCAATACCAAACCAATTGCCCTTTTGAAATTGCTGAAGCGCTCGGCATACATATTCGCTACATGGATCTTGGCAAATCAACCAAAGGTCTGTACTATACAAAATTAAAACGGCGCTTTATTGTCATCAATCACGGGCTGTCTCCACAATGGCAACGGTTTGTCTGCGCCCATGAGCTGGGTCACGACCGCTTGCATAAAGGACTCAGCCGCTTTTTTCTGGAAGAGCATTCGTACTTCTGGCCAGGCAAGATGGAGCGTCAAGCCAACTCCTTTGCCATCACCCTGCTAACAACCGGACGTGAACAACGCAACGGCGAAACATTGGAAGCTTTCGCCATGCGTACTGGCATTCCTCATGAAATGCTATATTTTTTTGATCCTTGA
- a CDS encoding helix-turn-helix domain-containing protein, whose translation MNNPSFGTYLKQIREQKSWSINQLADIAGISTSQISRIENGKRGVPKPQTIEKLSQALHVPYAEMMNHAGYLHPEESAQIPDWASSRDKRDFKKMLEEDGELMFDGVPLDDEDKQRIKDVLTGLFWEAKHMNKRKPVAGDDRRPS comes from the coding sequence GTGAATAATCCTTCATTTGGAACTTATTTAAAGCAAATACGCGAACAAAAAAGCTGGAGCATCAATCAGCTTGCCGATATTGCTGGGATTAGTACGTCGCAAATCTCGCGCATCGAAAATGGCAAACGCGGTGTCCCTAAGCCGCAAACGATTGAAAAGCTATCGCAAGCGCTGCATGTACCGTATGCAGAAATGATGAACCATGCTGGTTATCTGCACCCAGAAGAAAGCGCGCAGATTCCAGATTGGGCAAGTTCCAGAGACAAGCGTGATTTCAAAAAAATGCTAGAGGAAGATGGTGAATTGATGTTTGATGGCGTTCCGCTGGACGATGAAGACAAACAGCGGATCAAGGATGTATTAACCGGATTGTTCTGGGAAGCGAAGCATATGAACAAACGTAAACCTGTCGCAGGTGATGACAGGCGCCCATCGTAA
- a CDS encoding ArpU family phage packaging/lysis transcriptional regulator produces the protein MNPMISLPQLDRRQTRNAVEAVFEKYRIYKTITFEIRETSMTASYEARMHGPTNVTGDPTAGAAIYNVDTPAARRAYCERVEAIVERLSEREQLLIRERYLKQDDVFDYKVYSHLFDPPISKDTYVKIRSRAFYKLALALADSGMIRLPM, from the coding sequence ATGAACCCTATGATTTCCCTGCCCCAATTGGATCGTCGCCAGACTCGTAATGCCGTCGAAGCGGTATTTGAAAAATATCGGATTTACAAAACGATTACCTTTGAAATTCGCGAAACCTCCATGACCGCCTCTTACGAAGCGAGAATGCATGGACCGACGAATGTGACTGGTGATCCGACGGCTGGCGCTGCCATTTATAATGTAGACACACCAGCTGCGCGGCGCGCGTATTGTGAACGGGTGGAAGCGATTGTGGAGCGGTTAAGTGAGCGAGAGCAGTTGTTGATTCGGGAACGTTACCTCAAGCAGGATGATGTATTCGACTATAAAGTATACAGTCATCTGTTTGATCCGCCGATCAGCAAAGACACCTACGTCAAAATCCGCAGCCGCGCCTTTTACAAGCTGGCATTGGCGCTAGCGGATAGCGGGATGATCCGGTTGCCGATGTAA